Within Methanomicrobiales archaeon, the genomic segment TCCTGCTGATGCACCATCAGTTCCGTTCCATCGGCACCCAGCATGAATCCGCTGTAGGGGATGAAGGCGGGCTTAACATCGATGTGCAGAGGCATGATCGCTAAAAACGCATGGATATCGCCCCTCCTCCGGAAGCGCGATGGTGTACTCCTTTCCCATCGCAGTCCCCGTGAGATGCCTCCCCCTCAATCGGCATGTGCGGAAGAGAGGTATGGGGGGAATCACCTCCAGTGTGCATTCGAGAGTGCGGGTTTCCTCCGGGAGATCGGTCGCGTTCACCGGATGCGAAGGGACGAATTCGCCGTCATCATGGATTCGGAGATTCTCCAGCTTCTGGTAGTATACGCGAACAGGAGCCAGTTTCTTCCCCAGCCGGATCACGTTTGCGCTTCTCCTGCCAATGAGGAAACATTCGAACGCCGTGAGAGGGACGTATTTCATGTAGAATCCCATCGTCGGCAGGGAGACCCGTTTCCTGTCCTCCGTCACCTGCGTGACGGTGTTCACCGAATTGTACGTGAATCGCTTCATCTCGCCGGAGTGCGAGAGCCATCGCGAATATTCTGGCCCCAGGTGGGTCTCCGAACCCGTGATGAGCCCTGCCGGCGTGGAATAGATCTCGAACCGGCTCTGATCCTCCCGGTAAAACGGACGATTGCCAGATGCAATCCGATGGATCCGATCGATATGACGGTTGAAGGCATAGTGAAGTGCCGTGTTGCCTATCAGATCGGCCGGCACCCCGACCTTCAGCTCTTTCGATACGTAATAGAAGAAGTCATGGGTGACGAGGATTACCCGATAGACCTCGTAATTCGCTGTCGCCTTCATACCGGAATCATTTCTCTTCCTTCGAAGCTTTCTTTGAAGCCTTCTCGTACTTACCGATCTTGTCGAAAAACGCCTTGGCATCTCCGTACAGGTTCCGCATGAATACATCGTCCGGTTCGTACGCCGCGATCACCTTTCGGAACTCCTCCACCTCTTCCGGTGAGAGGAT encodes:
- the cas5d gene encoding type I-D CRISPR-associated protein Cas5/Csc1; the encoded protein is MKATANYEVYRVILVTHDFFYYVSKELKVGVPADLIGNTALHYAFNRHIDRIHRIASGNRPFYREDQSRFEIYSTPAGLITGSETHLGPEYSRWLSHSGEMKRFTYNSVNTVTQVTEDRKRVSLPTMGFYMKYVPLTAFECFLIGRRSANVIRLGKKLAPVRVYYQKLENLRIHDDGEFVPSHPVNATDLPEETRTLECTLEVIPPIPLFRTCRLRGRHLTGTAMGKEYTIALPEEGRYPCVFSDHASAHRC